One window of Paenibacillus sp. FSL K6-3182 genomic DNA carries:
- a CDS encoding VWA domain-containing protein, whose amino-acid sequence MKQILLITDGCSNVGLSPVIAAAHAQSEGISVNVVGVLDHGDVGELGAAEIDEIARAGGGLSRMVNMRQLSQTVQMMTRKTVVQTIQLAVQKELKQVLGNGSIEALSPEKRGDVVRVIDELGETSNLQVALLIDASASMKPKLAAVEEAIRDLMLSLQARQGKSEISVFHFPGSRHGDDCLMDLSWTSHLNGVHAIFPKLQMSGTTPTGPAIMHVIDFYRQGDYGRQSRDETDGMMSDYVV is encoded by the coding sequence ATGAAGCAAATATTGTTGATTACAGATGGATGCTCTAATGTGGGTCTAAGTCCAGTCATAGCGGCGGCACATGCACAATCGGAAGGGATTTCAGTAAATGTAGTAGGCGTACTCGATCATGGCGATGTAGGTGAGCTTGGCGCGGCTGAGATTGATGAGATTGCGCGTGCGGGCGGCGGTCTAAGCAGGATGGTAAATATGCGTCAGCTGTCGCAGACGGTACAAATGATGACTCGCAAGACTGTAGTGCAGACGATTCAATTAGCAGTTCAGAAGGAATTGAAGCAGGTGCTTGGCAACGGCTCAATCGAAGCATTGTCGCCGGAGAAGCGTGGCGATGTTGTACGTGTTATCGACGAGCTGGGGGAGACATCAAATTTGCAAGTGGCGCTTCTTATTGATGCCAGCGCCAGCATGAAGCCAAAGCTGGCGGCTGTGGAGGAGGCTATACGCGATTTAATGCTCAGCCTGCAAGCGAGACAAGGGAAAAGCGAAATCTCGGTATTTCATTTCCCTGGCTCAAGACATGGGGATGACTGTTTGATGGATTTGAGCTGGACGAGTCACTTGAATGGTGTTCACGCCATCTTTCCGAAACTGCAAATGAGCGGAACCACGCCGACGGGCCCTGCGATTATGCATGTCATTGATTTTTATCGCCAGGGCGATTATGGTAGACAGAGCAGAGACGAAACGGATGGGATGATGAGTGACTACGTCGTTTAA
- a CDS encoding serine/threonine protein kinase has protein sequence MTTSFKVDLRRGMVVVGKWKQGRYRVERLLGEGANGKVYLVQRDRSWYAMKLGLDALDLQSEINVLQSIAKQKQYGQESFLFDVDDLYGPDGKEYPFYIMRYVLGSKLDDYLKQHGSEWFPLVGLNLLGKLTKLHQAGWVFGDLKVENVLVADYGHVELVDFGGVTAAGKAVRQFTEIYDRGYWNEGSRSADPSYDLFSFGVLCIQLHEPKRLHQLTVELLPQNRSAVELIQIAESSSVLKPIAGWLRKAFAGQYSDAGEASAAWRLLMHRRDTHRPSATPGWLKGLAALSAVLLGTSVYWLIRNVL, from the coding sequence GTGACTACGTCGTTTAAAGTTGATCTTCGCCGTGGCATGGTGGTGGTTGGCAAGTGGAAACAAGGGCGTTACCGGGTAGAGAGGTTGCTTGGAGAGGGCGCAAACGGTAAAGTATATCTCGTACAGCGTGATCGCAGCTGGTATGCGATGAAGCTCGGTTTAGATGCACTTGATCTGCAATCGGAGATCAATGTGCTGCAGTCGATCGCCAAGCAGAAGCAATACGGGCAGGAATCCTTTTTGTTCGACGTAGATGATCTGTACGGTCCGGATGGAAAGGAATATCCTTTTTATATTATGCGCTATGTACTGGGATCTAAGCTGGACGATTACCTAAAGCAGCACGGTTCGGAGTGGTTTCCGTTAGTTGGCTTGAATCTGCTGGGCAAGCTGACGAAGCTGCACCAAGCAGGATGGGTGTTCGGCGACTTGAAGGTGGAAAATGTGCTCGTTGCCGATTATGGTCATGTTGAGCTGGTTGATTTCGGCGGGGTGACTGCAGCAGGCAAAGCCGTTCGCCAATTTACTGAGATTTATGATCGGGGCTACTGGAATGAAGGCTCGCGATCTGCTGATCCGAGTTACGATTTGTTCTCGTTTGGCGTGCTTTGCATACAGCTGCATGAACCAAAACGGCTTCATCAGTTAACGGTGGAGCTATTGCCGCAAAATCGCTCGGCTGTGGAGCTCATCCAGATCGCTGAATCCAGTTCGGTTTTAAAGCCAATTGCCGGATGGCTGCGTAAAGCTTTTGCAGGACAGTATTCGGATGCGGGTGAGGCTTCAGCGGCTTGGCGTTTACTGATGCATAGACGAGACACGCATAGACCCTCAGCTACACCAGGGTGGTTAAAGGGGCTTGCTGCCCTTTCAGCGGTCTTGCTTGGAACGTCGGTTTACTGGCTCATACGCAATGTGCTGTAG
- the tilS gene encoding tRNA lysidine(34) synthetase TilS, which translates to MNLRNELEKTAADRRLWSKGDCIVVAVSGGPDSMALLHMLSAVAKSNEISIIAAHVNHGFRVEESAHELIVVKQFAEQLGVICETVTFDMPSYIEETRMNGQAASRERRYGFLHEIATRYGASRIALAHHADDQAETVLMRVIRGTGLTGLAGILSKRREKNVELIRPLLRMNKSDLLRYCEEHQIPYCTDSSNKERHYFRNIIRLDILPYLSKHNPHISQSLQRLAEVAGAEDEWMEKQTEALFAQLVTLSPGGCAISCDDLHGLHVALQRRLIKLILSYLSKETEKISFEQIETMRLAASTHAPATWRIDAGAGICCAREYDRMRWIQVPQHVSKEASVYLCEVGRDKASLAIEQCGWTFEFAYTSALESCKPASRYEACFDASELTYPLVVRNRQPGDRIQVLGLNGSKKVQDMFVDEKVAPLKRELYPLLFDGSGKLLWIPGIRRSSHALTDVHTKDVLFIRAGNE; encoded by the coding sequence ATGAATCTGCGAAACGAGCTTGAGAAAACAGCTGCAGACCGCAGGCTTTGGTCGAAAGGGGATTGTATTGTTGTAGCCGTGTCCGGAGGTCCGGATTCAATGGCGCTGCTGCATATGCTGTCTGCTGTAGCGAAGAGCAATGAAATCTCCATTATTGCAGCTCATGTGAATCACGGCTTTCGAGTAGAGGAGTCGGCGCATGAGCTGATTGTCGTTAAGCAATTTGCGGAGCAGCTAGGGGTCATTTGTGAGACGGTAACGTTCGACATGCCGTCTTATATAGAAGAAACCCGAATGAATGGACAAGCTGCCTCACGCGAGAGGCGGTACGGCTTTTTGCATGAAATCGCGACTCGATATGGAGCTTCGCGTATCGCGCTCGCCCATCATGCAGATGATCAGGCGGAAACCGTTCTTATGCGCGTCATTCGTGGGACAGGCTTAACTGGTTTGGCGGGAATTCTCAGTAAAAGAAGAGAAAAAAACGTGGAACTTATCAGGCCGCTGCTTCGTATGAACAAGTCAGACCTTCTGCGTTACTGCGAAGAACACCAAATTCCTTACTGCACGGACAGCAGTAACAAGGAACGCCATTATTTCCGAAACATCATTCGGTTAGATATTTTACCGTATTTATCAAAGCATAATCCGCACATATCCCAATCCCTTCAACGACTTGCTGAAGTAGCGGGTGCGGAAGACGAATGGATGGAGAAACAAACCGAAGCGTTATTTGCGCAGCTCGTTACGTTATCCCCGGGTGGATGCGCGATAAGCTGCGACGATTTGCATGGTCTCCACGTCGCTTTACAAAGGAGATTGATTAAACTAATATTAAGTTATCTTTCTAAGGAAACGGAAAAGATATCTTTCGAGCAGATTGAGACGATGAGGCTTGCTGCTTCCACTCATGCGCCTGCAACTTGGCGAATCGATGCTGGTGCCGGCATTTGCTGCGCTCGTGAATATGATAGAATGCGGTGGATTCAAGTGCCACAGCATGTATCCAAAGAAGCGAGTGTCTATTTGTGCGAGGTGGGAAGGGATAAAGCTAGCCTGGCGATCGAGCAATGCGGGTGGACATTTGAGTTTGCTTATACATCAGCGTTAGAAAGTTGTAAGCCTGCATCGCGTTATGAAGCCTGCTTTGATGCGTCGGAACTAACGTATCCGCTCGTTGTTCGAAATCGGCAGCCGGGAGACAGAATTCAGGTTTTAGGATTAAATGGTTCGAAAAAAGTGCAAGATATGTTCGTTGACGAGAAAGTTGCTCCGCTGAAGAGAGAGCTGTATCCACTGCTGTTTGATGGATCAGGCAAATTACTCTGGATTCCGGGCATTCGCAGATCAAGTCATGCGCTTACGGATGTACACACAAAAGACGTGTTATTCATAAGGGCAGGCAACGAATAA
- the hpt gene encoding hypoxanthine phosphoribosyltransferase, which translates to MQNDIQEVLYDAQQIGEKVKELGATLSKDFNGRNPLVICVLKGAFIFMADLVKEITVPLEIDFMAVSSYGQSTKSSGVVKIIKDLDVSVEGRDVLIVEDIIDSGLTLSYLIDVLERRNAKSVTVVTLFDKPARRTVELEADYKGFTLPDEFVVGYGLDYAEKYRNLPYIGILKPQVYQK; encoded by the coding sequence TTGCAGAACGATATTCAAGAAGTATTGTACGACGCGCAGCAAATTGGTGAGAAGGTTAAGGAACTTGGTGCAACACTGAGTAAAGATTTTAATGGGCGTAATCCGCTCGTTATTTGTGTTTTGAAAGGCGCGTTTATTTTCATGGCTGATTTGGTTAAGGAAATTACAGTGCCGCTTGAAATTGATTTTATGGCTGTATCTAGCTACGGACAATCCACGAAATCATCTGGCGTTGTCAAAATTATTAAAGACCTTGATGTATCTGTCGAAGGCCGAGATGTTCTAATCGTTGAAGATATTATCGACAGCGGATTGACGCTTAGTTACCTAATTGACGTGCTAGAGCGTCGCAATGCGAAGTCTGTTACAGTTGTAACTTTGTTCGATAAGCCTGCTCGCCGTACAGTTGAATTGGAAGCAGACTATAAAGGCTTTACACTGCCTGATGAGTTTGTTGTCGGTTATGGACTGGATTATGCAGAGAAATATCGTAATCTCCCTTATATTGGTATTTTGAAGCCGCAAGTTTATCAAAAATAA
- the ftsH gene encoding ATP-dependent zinc metalloprotease FtsH yields the protein MNRIIRNTGFYLIIFLVTVGIFQFISSQNNTTVGLRYDELVAAIESGNVKELSVKYENQSYFVSGKYKVKPADAENDQFVSRTGVSAEPKIAEWSKQYGFAYETKEMDQPSIWLTFLTSIIPFVIIFVLFFFLMNQAQGGGGKVMNFGKSKARLYDNEKKRITFEDVAGADEEKQELVEVVDFLKDPRKFNLVGARIPKGVLLVGPPGTGKTLLARAVAGEAGVPFFSISGSDFVEMFVGVGASRVRDLFENAKKNAPCIIFIDEIDAVGRQRGAGLGGGHDEREQTLNQLLVEMDGFGANEGIIIIAATNRPDILDPALLRPGRFDRQITVDRPDLKGREAVLKVHARNKPLSKDVKLEVIARRTTGFSGADLENLLNEAALLAARRNKKDIAMVEVDDAIDRIIVGTEKKSRVVSDREKRIVAYHEAGHTIAGFFLEHADMVHKVTIIPRGRAGGYVIMLPKEDRMLVTKQELLDKITGLLAGRVAEELFIGEIGTGAYSDFKQATGIVRSMIMEYGMSDKLGPMQFGSSQGQVFLGRDIGHEQNYSDAIAYEIDQEMQSIITGCYDRAKKLLTEKSKEMHLIAQTLLNEETLEMDQIKRLVETGTLEGGPSTDAVETNEPTTEPIIETVGDVKVRIQTRDQDEAKAPNLEKRDVTEDPDKNE from the coding sequence ATGAATCGGATCATCCGTAATACTGGTTTTTATTTAATTATCTTTTTGGTGACCGTTGGGATTTTTCAATTTATCAGCAGCCAAAATAACACGACCGTTGGATTGCGTTACGATGAACTCGTTGCAGCAATTGAGTCAGGGAATGTTAAAGAGTTAAGTGTTAAGTACGAGAACCAATCTTATTTTGTTTCCGGAAAATATAAAGTGAAACCTGCGGATGCAGAAAACGATCAATTCGTATCAAGGACCGGCGTTAGCGCTGAGCCTAAGATCGCTGAATGGTCGAAGCAGTATGGATTCGCTTATGAGACGAAGGAAATGGATCAGCCAAGCATTTGGCTTACATTCCTTACCTCCATTATTCCGTTTGTCATCATCTTTGTCCTGTTCTTCTTCTTGATGAATCAAGCTCAGGGCGGCGGCGGCAAAGTTATGAACTTTGGCAAGAGCAAAGCGCGGCTTTACGATAATGAGAAGAAGCGGATTACATTCGAAGATGTCGCAGGCGCAGACGAGGAGAAGCAAGAGCTCGTTGAGGTTGTAGACTTCTTGAAGGACCCGCGGAAATTCAATTTAGTAGGCGCTCGTATACCGAAGGGCGTATTGCTTGTTGGTCCTCCGGGTACAGGTAAAACATTGCTTGCACGTGCAGTAGCAGGCGAAGCGGGCGTGCCGTTCTTCAGCATTTCCGGTTCTGATTTTGTAGAGATGTTCGTCGGTGTCGGTGCATCCCGTGTACGCGACTTGTTTGAGAACGCGAAGAAAAATGCTCCTTGTATCATCTTTATCGATGAGATTGATGCGGTGGGTCGTCAACGTGGCGCTGGTCTAGGCGGCGGGCATGATGAACGTGAGCAAACGCTCAACCAATTGCTCGTTGAAATGGATGGCTTTGGTGCCAACGAAGGTATTATTATTATTGCAGCAACAAACCGTCCGGATATCCTTGATCCAGCGCTTCTGCGTCCAGGCCGTTTTGACCGTCAAATTACGGTTGACCGTCCAGACCTTAAGGGCCGTGAAGCGGTGCTTAAAGTACATGCGCGCAATAAACCGCTATCCAAGGATGTTAAGCTTGAAGTTATCGCAAGACGTACAACAGGCTTTAGTGGCGCTGATTTAGAAAACTTACTTAATGAAGCAGCTCTTTTGGCTGCCCGTCGTAATAAGAAAGATATCGCAATGGTTGAAGTTGATGATGCAATTGACCGAATCATTGTTGGTACGGAGAAGAAAAGCCGTGTTGTCAGTGATCGTGAGAAACGTATTGTCGCTTACCATGAAGCAGGTCATACGATTGCAGGCTTCTTCTTGGAGCATGCGGATATGGTGCATAAGGTTACGATTATTCCTCGCGGACGTGCTGGGGGATATGTCATCATGCTTCCAAAAGAAGATCGTATGCTTGTAACGAAACAGGAGCTTCTGGACAAAATCACTGGTTTGCTTGCAGGCCGTGTAGCAGAGGAACTGTTTATTGGTGAAATTGGTACAGGTGCATATAGCGACTTTAAACAAGCGACAGGCATCGTACGCAGTATGATTATGGAATACGGTATGAGCGACAAGCTTGGACCGATGCAATTCGGCAGTTCACAAGGCCAAGTATTCCTTGGACGTGATATTGGACATGAGCAGAACTACTCTGATGCCATTGCATACGAGATAGATCAAGAAATGCAATCCATTATTACAGGCTGTTATGATCGTGCGAAGAAGCTATTAACAGAGAAGAGCAAAGAAATGCATTTGATTGCTCAAACACTGCTTAATGAAGAAACGCTCGAAATGGATCAAATCAAACGTTTGGTTGAGACTGGTACTTTGGAAGGCGGTCCTTCTACTGATGCAGTTGAAACAAATGAGCCGACAACCGAGCCTATTATTGAGACGGTTGGAGACGTAAAGGTGCGCATCCAAACTCGTGATCAGGACGAAGCGAAAGCTCCGAACCTTGAGAAACGTGATGTAACAGAAGATCCAGATAAGAACGAATAG
- a CDS encoding BMP family protein produces MKKTFSFMLVMMIALTLVLSACGGKKNNEGGTNGDKGTTPAVENDGTGKGKKIGMVTDVGGVHDKSFNQSAWEALQKVTAETGAETKFLESKGEADMEPNLNSFVKEGYDLTWGIGFLFNDALSKVAKENPDAKLAVIDSVVEAPNVASITFAENEGSFLVGVVAGLMTKTNKVGFVGGMEIPVIKKFEAGFKAGVAAVKPDVKVEVNYAGDFGKPDLGKLAASTMYDGGADIIFHAAGATGNGVFNEGKARKDNGENVWVIGVDKDQSLEFGDEITLTSMMKGVETAVHKVSKDLLAGTWAGGTVQELGLKDDAVGLPETSKKNVPADVLAEVEKYKAKIVSGEIKVPTE; encoded by the coding sequence ATGAAAAAGACATTTAGCTTTATGCTTGTAATGATGATCGCGTTGACACTAGTGTTGTCAGCTTGCGGAGGGAAGAAAAACAACGAGGGTGGCACGAACGGAGATAAAGGTACTACGCCTGCAGTTGAAAACGATGGTACTGGAAAAGGCAAGAAAATTGGTATGGTTACTGATGTTGGCGGCGTACACGATAAATCCTTTAACCAAAGCGCATGGGAAGCTCTTCAGAAAGTAACTGCTGAGACTGGTGCGGAAACGAAGTTCTTGGAAAGTAAAGGCGAAGCAGACATGGAGCCGAACCTAAACAGCTTCGTTAAAGAAGGATATGACCTTACTTGGGGTATCGGTTTCTTGTTTAATGATGCACTAAGCAAAGTGGCTAAAGAAAATCCAGATGCTAAGCTAGCAGTAATTGACAGCGTAGTTGAAGCGCCAAACGTTGCTTCTATTACTTTCGCTGAAAACGAAGGATCTTTCCTTGTTGGTGTCGTTGCAGGTTTGATGACAAAAACAAATAAAGTTGGATTCGTTGGCGGTATGGAGATTCCGGTTATCAAGAAATTTGAAGCAGGCTTCAAAGCTGGTGTTGCTGCGGTTAAACCGGATGTTAAAGTTGAAGTTAACTATGCAGGTGACTTTGGTAAACCTGACCTTGGTAAATTGGCTGCATCAACAATGTACGATGGCGGTGCTGATATTATTTTCCACGCTGCTGGCGCTACTGGCAATGGTGTGTTCAATGAAGGTAAAGCGCGTAAAGACAATGGTGAAAACGTTTGGGTTATTGGTGTAGATAAAGACCAATCACTTGAGTTCGGTGATGAAATTACACTAACGTCCATGATGAAGGGCGTTGAAACTGCGGTTCATAAAGTATCCAAAGATCTACTCGCTGGAACATGGGCTGGCGGAACTGTACAAGAGCTAGGTTTGAAAGACGATGCAGTAGGCTTGCCAGAAACATCTAAGAAAAACGTTCCAGCTGATGTTCTTGCTGAAGTAGAGAAATACAAAGCAAAAATCGTTAGCGGCGAAATTAAAGTACCTACTGAATAG
- a CDS encoding ABC transporter ATP-binding protein — MDRSKAAVQLKGITKRFPGLVANDSINFELKKGQIHALLGENGAGKSTLMNIVFGLYQPDEGEIWVNGEKTVIEGASKAIDLGIGMVHQHFKLVQPFTVAENIVLGNEPVKGMKIDYKLANEKVRAISERYGLNVDPQARIKDITVGMQQRVEILKTLYRGAEIVIFDEPTAVLTVQEIEELIEIIRNLAAEGKSIIIITHKLKEVMALADAVTVIRRGKVIKTVTTDETNEQQLAELMVGRDVSFEVKKTKNEPGEVILSVDGLQMKGDQGKNVLDGTSFNIRAGEIFGIAGVDGNGQSELIYAITGMRKLDGGSVKLNGKDMTNHSPRQISVAGVGHIPEDRHKHGLVLDFSVSENMILNTYFEPEFGRSMFIDYNSMDKLSEKLVNEFDVRSSGIHTHARQLSGGNQQKAIIARELHKDPDLLIAVQPTRGLDIGAIEFVHKRLVQARNEGKAILLVSFELDELYALSDRIAVMYEGKLMGEVDAEQRDDQQLGLMMAGNKIAVPASEGRG; from the coding sequence ATGGACCGGAGCAAGGCGGCTGTACAGTTAAAGGGAATTACAAAGCGGTTTCCCGGATTGGTAGCTAACGATTCCATAAATTTTGAATTGAAGAAAGGTCAGATTCATGCGCTGCTTGGCGAGAATGGCGCAGGGAAATCGACCCTAATGAACATTGTGTTCGGACTATATCAACCGGACGAGGGCGAGATTTGGGTTAATGGTGAGAAGACAGTCATTGAGGGTGCTTCTAAAGCAATTGACCTTGGCATCGGCATGGTTCATCAACATTTTAAACTCGTACAGCCTTTTACCGTTGCAGAAAATATTGTGCTTGGCAATGAGCCTGTTAAAGGTATGAAAATCGACTACAAGCTCGCTAATGAGAAGGTTCGGGCGATATCCGAACGTTATGGTCTGAATGTAGACCCTCAGGCGCGAATTAAAGATATTACAGTAGGCATGCAGCAGCGTGTTGAAATTCTGAAAACGTTGTATCGCGGCGCCGAAATCGTTATTTTTGATGAGCCGACAGCTGTTTTGACGGTGCAGGAAATTGAGGAGCTAATCGAAATCATTCGCAACCTGGCTGCTGAAGGAAAGTCGATTATTATCATTACGCATAAATTGAAAGAAGTAATGGCTCTTGCAGATGCTGTAACCGTTATTCGACGCGGCAAGGTTATCAAGACAGTAACTACAGATGAGACGAATGAGCAGCAGCTTGCGGAATTAATGGTCGGCAGGGACGTATCCTTCGAGGTGAAGAAGACGAAGAACGAGCCTGGCGAAGTTATTTTATCTGTGGATGGATTGCAGATGAAAGGTGATCAAGGCAAGAATGTATTGGATGGTACCAGCTTCAACATTCGTGCAGGAGAGATTTTTGGCATAGCCGGTGTTGATGGCAATGGGCAAAGCGAACTCATTTACGCTATAACAGGTATGCGCAAGCTGGACGGCGGCAGCGTTAAGCTGAATGGCAAGGATATGACGAATCATTCTCCGCGCCAAATATCGGTTGCGGGAGTAGGGCATATACCAGAGGATCGGCATAAGCATGGGCTGGTGCTAGATTTCTCGGTTAGTGAAAATATGATTTTGAATACGTATTTTGAGCCGGAATTCGGCCGTTCTATGTTTATTGATTACAACAGCATGGACAAGCTGTCTGAAAAGCTTGTTAACGAATTTGATGTTCGCTCATCAGGTATTCATACGCATGCTCGTCAGTTGTCTGGAGGAAACCAGCAGAAGGCTATTATCGCACGGGAGCTTCATAAAGATCCTGATTTGTTAATTGCGGTTCAGCCTACACGCGGTCTCGACATCGGTGCGATTGAATTTGTGCACAAGCGGTTGGTACAAGCTCGTAACGAAGGAAAAGCGATTTTACTCGTATCATTTGAGCTTGATGAGCTGTATGCACTGTCCGATCGAATTGCGGTCATGTATGAAGGCAAGCTAATGGGTGAGGTTGATGCTGAGCAAAGAGATGATCAGCAGCTTGGACTTATGATGGCTGGTAACAAAATAGCTGTACCTGCATCAGAGGGGAGAGGATAG
- a CDS encoding ABC transporter permease, which produces METLKKIFNKSSILIPIVSIILGFVVGAIAMLAGGYDPILAYTSLINKLFSTPYNMGEAVRAITPLIFTGLAVSFAFRTGLFNIGVEGQFVMGMTGATIVGVLLDLPWYIHAPLAVITGAVFGGLWAGIAGYLKAKRGVNEVISSIMLNWIALFLSNFIIAKFLVEKGQQKSMPVHESAMVKIDWLIKLTDNARMHWGTVVALICIVVFYFVLWRTKQGYELRAVGHNPDAALYAGMNVNVTMVKSMFISGVFAGLGGVFEILGVFGNQTVMAASPGYGFDGIAVALLGGNTPIGVFLGAILFGGLSYGSAGMSFGAGVPPEVVRIVIGAVIFFVASHGLVKWFLKPFLNKRASKRKEAV; this is translated from the coding sequence ATGGAAACCTTGAAAAAAATATTTAATAAATCGTCTATCCTTATTCCAATTGTGTCAATCATTCTTGGATTTGTGGTTGGCGCCATTGCCATGCTTGCTGGAGGGTACGATCCGATTCTAGCGTATACTTCTTTAATCAATAAGCTGTTTAGCACTCCTTACAATATGGGAGAAGCGGTTCGAGCAATTACACCATTGATCTTTACAGGTTTAGCCGTTTCCTTCGCTTTCCGTACAGGTCTATTCAATATCGGTGTTGAGGGACAATTTGTAATGGGCATGACTGGCGCAACAATCGTAGGCGTGCTGCTCGACCTGCCATGGTATATACATGCGCCTCTAGCTGTAATTACGGGTGCTGTATTCGGCGGCCTATGGGCGGGTATTGCTGGTTACTTGAAAGCGAAGCGTGGAGTAAATGAAGTGATTTCATCCATCATGCTGAATTGGATCGCATTGTTCCTCTCCAATTTTATCATTGCGAAGTTTCTTGTTGAGAAAGGCCAGCAGAAGTCGATGCCGGTTCATGAATCAGCTATGGTGAAAATTGATTGGCTTATTAAATTGACAGACAACGCTCGTATGCACTGGGGTACGGTAGTTGCTCTCATTTGTATCGTTGTGTTTTATTTCGTATTATGGCGTACGAAACAAGGCTACGAGCTTCGTGCTGTTGGACATAATCCGGATGCTGCGTTATATGCAGGTATGAACGTTAACGTAACGATGGTTAAGTCGATGTTTATAAGCGGAGTATTCGCTGGTCTGGGCGGCGTGTTTGAAATTTTAGGCGTGTTCGGCAACCAGACCGTTATGGCCGCTTCTCCAGGCTATGGATTTGATGGTATTGCGGTAGCGCTCCTTGGCGGCAATACGCCGATAGGTGTATTCCTTGGCGCAATTTTATTCGGTGGACTCAGCTACGGTTCAGCAGGCATGAGCTTTGGTGCGGGTGTTCCTCCTGAGGTCGTGCGTATCGTAATCGGCGCCGTTATTTTCTTCGTTGCTTCGCATGGATTGGTGAAGTGGTTCTTAAAGCCTTTTCTAAATAAACGTGCAAGCAAGCGGAAGGAGGCGGTGTAG
- a CDS encoding ABC transporter permease has protein sequence MNVLDIIGQLINTTLVFSTALIFTALGGMYSERSGVVNIGLEGLMVSGAFAAAVATEYAIQAGLGSASPWIGFIAAAIYGTLFALLHAISTITFRADQTVVGVVINILSLGLALYLTKSLYDGSGQTPLLANVFHKVKIPFLSDIPLLGKAIFTAYPTTYIVLAIAVVSYFVLFHTPFGLRLRAVGEHPSSADTVGISVTKYRYIGVLLSGALAGLGGATITLTTTSSFAHNTISGQGFIALAALIFGKWNPLGVVGAAMFFGLAQALRSFAQRFEFSQHIPVEFFYMLPYVLTLIVLAGAVGRSNAPSALGQPYDPAKR, from the coding sequence ATGAACGTGCTAGACATCATTGGACAACTTATTAATACAACGCTCGTGTTCTCCACCGCACTCATTTTTACAGCGCTTGGCGGTATGTACTCAGAGCGCTCAGGTGTTGTGAACATCGGACTAGAGGGCTTGATGGTTTCAGGAGCGTTCGCCGCGGCAGTTGCAACGGAGTATGCGATACAAGCTGGGTTAGGCAGTGCTTCACCGTGGATTGGATTTATAGCTGCAGCTATTTATGGTACGTTATTCGCTTTATTGCATGCGATATCAACGATCACATTCCGTGCGGATCAAACCGTCGTCGGTGTCGTTATTAACATTCTATCGCTTGGCTTAGCGCTTTACCTAACCAAAAGCCTTTATGATGGATCAGGTCAAACGCCGCTTTTGGCTAATGTGTTCCACAAAGTGAAAATACCTTTTTTATCTGATATTCCGTTGCTCGGGAAAGCTATTTTCACCGCGTATCCGACGACGTATATTGTCCTAGCTATCGCAGTAGTCAGTTATTTCGTCTTGTTCCATACGCCGTTTGGCTTGCGTCTACGTGCGGTGGGCGAACATCCGAGCTCTGCGGATACCGTTGGTATCAGCGTAACGAAATACCGTTATATCGGCGTATTGCTTAGCGGCGCGCTTGCAGGTCTTGGCGGTGCGACAATTACGTTGACGACGACAAGCAGCTTTGCGCATAATACGATTTCTGGGCAAGGATTTATTGCGCTCGCAGCACTGATTTTCGGCAAATGGAATCCGCTTGGCGTTGTAGGAGCAGCAATGTTCTTCGGTCTAGCTCAGGCGCTTAGAAGCTTTGCACAGCGCTTTGAATTCTCGCAGCATATTCCAGTTGAATTTTTCTACATGCTGCCATACGTTTTGACATTGATCGTTTTGGCAGGAGCTGTTGGTCGTTCAAATGCGCCATCAGCACTTGGTCAACCTTACGATCCAGCAAAAAGATAA